A region of Myxococcus stipitatus DSM 14675 DNA encodes the following proteins:
- the recA gene encoding recombinase RecA, whose amino-acid sequence MAVNQEKEKAIELAMSAVERQFGKGSIMRLGNDEPLMRDVQAISTGSISLDIALGVGGVPKGRIIEIFGPESSGKTTLCLHIVAEAQKRGGICGYVDAEHALDVGYARKLGVRTDDLLLSQPDTGEQALEIAEMLVRSGAIDVLVVDSVAALVPKAELEGEMGDAHMGVQARLMSQALRKLTGTIAKSQTCVIFINQIRMKIGVMFGNPETTTGGNALKFYASQRLDIRRIGAIKNGENVVGSRTRVKVVKNKVAPPFKEVEFDIMYGTGISREGDLIDLASNDNIVEKSGSWFSFNGERIGQGRENAKDYLKEHPEVSRAIEAQVLEKYGINKGAPVAAPAAEEAPAEGTSEKRQRVKAVK is encoded by the coding sequence ATGGCCGTCAATCAAGAGAAGGAAAAGGCGATCGAGCTGGCGATGTCCGCGGTGGAGCGCCAGTTCGGTAAGGGTTCCATCATGCGGCTCGGCAACGACGAGCCCCTGATGCGCGACGTGCAGGCCATTTCGACGGGCTCGATTTCCTTGGACATCGCCCTGGGAGTGGGCGGCGTTCCGAAGGGCCGAATCATCGAGATCTTCGGCCCGGAATCCTCCGGCAAGACGACGCTGTGTCTCCACATCGTGGCGGAGGCGCAGAAGCGCGGGGGCATCTGCGGCTACGTGGACGCCGAGCACGCGCTGGACGTGGGCTACGCGCGCAAGCTGGGCGTGCGCACCGACGACCTGCTCCTGAGCCAGCCGGACACCGGTGAGCAGGCGCTCGAAATCGCGGAGATGCTCGTGCGCTCCGGCGCCATCGACGTGCTGGTCGTCGACTCCGTGGCCGCGCTCGTTCCCAAGGCGGAGCTCGAGGGCGAGATGGGCGATGCGCACATGGGTGTGCAGGCGCGCCTCATGAGCCAGGCCCTGCGCAAGCTCACGGGCACCATCGCCAAGAGCCAGACGTGCGTCATCTTCATCAACCAGATCCGCATGAAGATTGGCGTGATGTTCGGCAACCCGGAGACGACCACGGGCGGCAACGCGCTGAAGTTCTACGCGTCCCAGCGCCTGGACATCCGCCGCATCGGCGCCATCAAGAACGGCGAGAACGTGGTGGGCAGCCGCACGCGCGTGAAGGTGGTGAAGAACAAGGTCGCGCCTCCGTTCAAGGAGGTCGAGTTCGACATCATGTACGGCACGGGCATCTCGCGTGAGGGAGACCTCATCGACCTGGCCTCCAATGACAACATCGTGGAGAAGAGCGGCAGCTGGTTCTCCTTCAACGGTGAGCGCATCGGCCAGGGCCGGGAGAACGCGAAGGACTACCTCAAGGAGCACCCGGAGGTGTCGCGCGCCATCGAGGCCCAGGTGCTGGAGAAGTACGGCATCAACAAGGGCGCGCCCGTGGCGGCTCCTGCCGCGGAAGAGGCGCCCGCCGAGGGCACCAGCGAGAAGCGCCAGCGCGTGAAGGCCGTGAAGTAG
- the glmU gene encoding bifunctional UDP-N-acetylglucosamine diphosphorylase/glucosamine-1-phosphate N-acetyltransferase GlmU has translation MLRRMTALSAVVLCAGKGTRMKSKKAKVLHAILGQPLCAYPLKRALELGATSVVPVVGHQAEDVEKELRARFPQAPLRFALQREQRGTADAVRSAEEALKGFSGRVLILYGDVPLLRRETLAGLLAAHDASGGVLAMVTTVLADPTGYGRVLRENGRVVRVVEQKDATAEQRAVRECNAGIYSVDAAFLWKALADIKPNNAQGEYYLTDLVELAAKQGDVASVEVDATETAGVNDKVELAARARVLQRRINEAHMRAGVTFVDPDTAYVDEDVVVGADTEVGPGVTLMSGSVIGQDVVIGPGCVVSASTVADGTVLKPYSVLEEARVGVRNVIGPFARLRPGTELAEDVHLGNFVETKKAVIGKGTKANHLTYLGDAKIGAGCNVGAGTITCNYDGVNKSLTELGDGVFIGSDTQLVAPVKVGDGAYVGAGTTVTKNVPPGSLAVSRAPQVTKEGWVAAKKARRTAKGA, from the coding sequence ATCCTCCGCCGCATGACAGCTCTGTCGGCGGTGGTGTTGTGTGCGGGCAAGGGCACGCGGATGAAGTCGAAGAAGGCCAAGGTCCTTCACGCCATCCTCGGACAGCCCCTGTGCGCCTATCCCCTCAAGCGAGCCCTGGAGCTCGGTGCCACGTCGGTGGTGCCAGTGGTGGGCCATCAAGCGGAAGACGTGGAGAAGGAGCTGCGCGCCCGGTTTCCACAGGCGCCGCTGCGCTTCGCGCTCCAGCGTGAGCAGCGCGGGACGGCGGACGCCGTGCGCTCCGCGGAAGAGGCCCTGAAGGGGTTCTCCGGCCGGGTGCTCATCCTCTACGGAGACGTGCCGCTCCTGCGTCGCGAGACGCTGGCGGGCCTGCTGGCCGCGCACGACGCGTCCGGCGGGGTGCTGGCCATGGTGACCACCGTGCTGGCGGACCCCACGGGCTATGGCCGCGTGCTGCGCGAGAACGGCCGCGTGGTGCGCGTGGTGGAGCAGAAGGACGCGACGGCCGAGCAGCGCGCGGTGCGCGAGTGCAACGCGGGCATCTACTCCGTCGACGCGGCCTTCCTCTGGAAGGCGCTGGCGGACATCAAACCCAACAATGCGCAGGGTGAGTACTACCTGACGGACCTGGTGGAGCTGGCCGCGAAGCAGGGCGACGTCGCCAGCGTGGAGGTGGACGCCACGGAGACCGCCGGGGTGAACGACAAGGTGGAGCTGGCCGCGCGGGCGCGCGTGCTCCAGCGGCGCATCAACGAAGCGCACATGCGCGCGGGCGTGACGTTCGTGGACCCCGACACGGCCTATGTCGACGAGGACGTGGTCGTCGGCGCGGACACGGAAGTGGGCCCAGGTGTGACGCTGATGTCAGGTTCCGTCATCGGCCAGGACGTCGTCATCGGCCCCGGCTGCGTGGTGAGCGCCTCCACCGTGGCGGACGGCACCGTGCTCAAGCCCTACTCCGTGCTGGAGGAGGCGCGGGTGGGCGTGCGGAACGTCATTGGCCCGTTTGCCCGCCTGCGTCCGGGCACGGAGCTGGCCGAGGATGTGCATCTCGGCAACTTCGTGGAGACGAAGAAGGCGGTCATCGGCAAGGGCACCAAGGCCAACCACCTGACGTACCTGGGGGACGCGAAGATTGGCGCCGGCTGCAACGTGGGCGCGGGCACCATCACCTGTAACTATGACGGGGTGAACAAGAGCCTCACGGAGCTGGGGGACGGGGTCTTCATCGGCTCCGACACGCAGCTGGTGGCTCCGGTGAAGGTGGGGGACGGCGCCTACGTGGGGGCGGGAACCACGGTGACGAAGAACGTGCCGCCCGGGAGCCTCGCTGTGTCTCGCGCGCCACAGGTGACGAAGGAAGGCTGGGTGGCCGCGAAGAAGGCGCGCCGCACGGCGAAGGGCGCCTGA
- the glmS gene encoding glutamine--fructose-6-phosphate transaminase (isomerizing) gives MCGIVGYVGDKESAPILVSGLKKLEYRGYDSAGVAVVNRNQLNVVRATGKLRNLENRVVADQPQGNIGIGHTRWATHGRPSDENAHPHTYKNVAVVHNGIIENHLALKEQLRAKGHVFSSETDTEVFAHLISDELEAGKELPDAVRGALDQVKGTYALAVVSALDPHRIVCTKNASPMVLGLGEGQNFIASDVPAVLEHTRDIVYMEEGDLAVVTAARVDVYTRQGQKVNRPTRRIDWTPMMAEKGGHKHFMHKEIFEQPRAVADTVRGRMLLTEGDVHFEGWNLTPEKVRSLSKITILACGTSWHSGVAGKHMIETLARMPVEVELASEFRYRDPIVESSHLAIAISQSGETADTLAAFKEAKSRGATAMAICNVIGSAMTREAEFSVMTNAGPEIGVASTKAFTTQLVALYLLAVKLGRIRGTLSVQAAQEHLTHLTLIPKMIEDVLKCEPAVKRVAREFMNAQDFLFLGRGPMHPVALEGALKLKEISYIHAEGYAGGEMKHGPIALIDEKMPVVVIAPKQPHVAYEKIIGNIEEVRARGGQVIAVIDEDDAQVGGLANHVIRIPAACALLAPVIATIPLQLLAYHVAEMRGNDVDQPRNLAKSVTVE, from the coding sequence ATGTGCGGGATTGTTGGTTACGTCGGTGACAAGGAATCTGCCCCCATCCTGGTGTCGGGGCTGAAGAAGCTCGAGTACCGAGGCTATGACTCGGCGGGCGTCGCGGTGGTCAATCGCAACCAGCTCAACGTGGTGCGCGCCACGGGCAAGCTGCGCAACCTGGAGAACCGGGTGGTGGCGGACCAGCCGCAGGGCAACATCGGCATCGGCCACACGCGGTGGGCCACGCACGGGCGCCCCTCGGACGAGAACGCGCATCCGCACACGTACAAGAACGTCGCGGTGGTGCACAACGGCATCATCGAGAACCACCTGGCGCTGAAGGAGCAGCTGCGCGCGAAGGGGCACGTGTTCTCGTCGGAGACGGACACGGAGGTCTTCGCCCACCTCATCTCGGATGAGCTGGAGGCCGGCAAGGAGCTGCCGGACGCGGTGCGCGGCGCGCTGGACCAGGTGAAGGGCACGTACGCGCTGGCGGTGGTGAGCGCGCTGGACCCCCACCGCATCGTCTGCACGAAGAACGCCTCGCCCATGGTGCTGGGGCTGGGTGAGGGCCAGAACTTCATCGCCAGCGACGTGCCCGCGGTGCTCGAGCACACGCGCGACATCGTCTACATGGAAGAGGGGGACCTGGCCGTCGTCACCGCCGCCCGCGTGGATGTCTATACGCGCCAGGGCCAGAAGGTGAACCGCCCCACGCGCCGCATCGACTGGACGCCGATGATGGCGGAGAAGGGCGGCCACAAGCACTTCATGCACAAGGAGATCTTCGAACAGCCTCGCGCTGTCGCGGACACGGTGCGTGGCCGGATGCTGCTGACGGAGGGCGATGTCCACTTCGAGGGCTGGAACCTCACGCCGGAGAAGGTGCGCTCGCTGTCGAAGATCACGATTCTCGCGTGCGGCACGTCGTGGCACTCGGGCGTGGCCGGCAAGCACATGATTGAAACGCTGGCGCGGATGCCCGTGGAAGTGGAGCTGGCGAGCGAGTTCCGCTACCGCGACCCCATCGTGGAGAGCTCCCACCTGGCCATCGCCATCAGCCAGTCGGGTGAGACGGCGGACACGCTGGCGGCCTTCAAGGAGGCGAAGTCGCGCGGGGCCACGGCGATGGCCATCTGCAACGTGATTGGCAGCGCGATGACTCGCGAGGCCGAGTTCTCCGTGATGACGAACGCCGGCCCGGAGATTGGCGTGGCGTCCACGAAGGCGTTCACCACGCAGCTCGTCGCGCTCTACCTGCTGGCGGTGAAGCTGGGCCGCATCCGCGGGACGCTGTCGGTGCAGGCGGCGCAGGAGCACCTGACGCACCTGACGCTGATTCCGAAGATGATCGAGGACGTGCTCAAGTGCGAGCCGGCCGTGAAGCGCGTGGCGCGTGAGTTCATGAACGCGCAGGACTTCCTCTTCCTCGGCCGCGGCCCCATGCACCCGGTGGCGCTGGAGGGCGCGCTGAAGCTGAAGGAGATCTCGTACATCCACGCGGAGGGCTACGCAGGCGGCGAGATGAAGCACGGCCCCATCGCCCTCATCGACGAGAAGATGCCCGTGGTCGTCATCGCGCCCAAGCAGCCGCATGTGGCGTACGAGAAGATCATCGGCAACATCGAGGAGGTCCGCGCGCGCGGGGGCCAGGTCATCGCCGTCATCGACGAGGACGACGCGCAGGTGGGCGGGCTCGCCAACCACGTCATCCGGATTCCGGCCGCGTGCGCGCTGCTCGCGCCCGTGATTGCCACGATTCCGCTGCAGCTCCTGGCCTACCACGTGGCGGAGATGCGCGGGAACGACGTGGACCAGCCCCGCAACCTCGCCAAGAGCGTGACGGTGGAGTAG
- a CDS encoding alkaline phosphatase D family protein, whose amino-acid sequence MFDRLNRRSFLQAVVAVAASTSFGCSEEESSQDGSKYFPQSICSGDPRPDSVVLWVRAVDPENAGADTAVRLEVSTNKEFSSLVLDKRFSALASNDHALKVKVTNLKARTTYYYRFTFEKGGETYVTATGRTRTAPAAGDDVAVKFAFASCQDYIGRYYNTWLKLLKLDEDLDFVVFLGDYIYETTGDTSFQTPTSTRSITFSEPEAALKHGTGSVAFYAANSLSNYRDIYKAIRSDKVIQQVHERYPFIVMWDDHEFSDDNWGPNATYTDGVKKEEQVDRKKNSERAFFEYIPLDNTQAAEGAIDVASAPVYPNTLIYRDFEFGKNLKMAVSDFRTFRPDHLIPEDAYPGQVAVTAEVLGQFLPGLPAPVQGLLQTETFAYVNIDAPEFAAQKAALMGAFVAEATKSGLTQGEATERAQASVKGSLALFYVNQVLKKVNEARAAAGAPAIPAIAATGAPRGLSYAHMGKAGLFGIQGTRYIVVKPIFDLFAFIRYTLTRGASEDALGQAQQTWLQNQLKATNTWKIIVSSVSMTSMVFDLSQKMDIPDPTLRQTFYFNVDQWDGFPTKKQELLKYIRDNQVQNALFVSGDIHASFASVESGVPSLTAPAISSGSIKELAGMAVIGAGYLQGSAVHRYVVAELNESLAAGNPGMRYVNGDAHGFVILELKGNEALAAYHLIPSTEVTKDYSLKTDAELDARFTRVDFRVTNGTITKL is encoded by the coding sequence TTGTTCGACAGATTGAATCGTCGCAGCTTCTTGCAGGCCGTGGTCGCCGTCGCGGCAAGCACCTCGTTTGGATGTTCCGAGGAGGAGTCGTCACAAGACGGTTCGAAGTACTTCCCGCAGTCCATCTGTTCCGGAGACCCGAGGCCGGACAGCGTGGTGCTGTGGGTGCGCGCGGTGGACCCGGAGAACGCGGGCGCGGACACGGCGGTGCGGCTGGAGGTGTCCACGAACAAGGAGTTCAGCAGCCTGGTGCTGGACAAGCGCTTCTCGGCGCTGGCCTCGAATGACCATGCGCTGAAGGTGAAGGTCACGAACCTGAAGGCGCGCACGACGTACTACTACCGCTTCACCTTCGAGAAGGGCGGCGAGACGTACGTGACGGCGACGGGCCGCACGCGCACGGCGCCGGCGGCCGGTGACGATGTCGCGGTGAAGTTCGCCTTCGCCAGCTGCCAGGACTACATCGGCCGCTACTACAACACGTGGCTGAAGCTGCTGAAGCTGGACGAGGACCTGGACTTCGTCGTGTTCCTCGGCGACTACATCTACGAGACGACGGGCGACACGTCGTTCCAGACGCCCACGTCCACGCGCTCCATCACGTTCAGCGAGCCGGAGGCGGCGCTCAAGCACGGCACGGGTTCGGTGGCGTTCTACGCGGCCAACTCGCTGTCCAACTACCGCGACATCTACAAGGCGATCCGCTCGGACAAGGTCATCCAGCAGGTCCACGAGCGCTATCCCTTCATCGTCATGTGGGACGACCACGAGTTCTCCGACGACAACTGGGGCCCCAACGCGACGTACACGGATGGCGTCAAGAAGGAGGAGCAGGTCGACCGGAAGAAGAACTCCGAGCGCGCCTTCTTCGAGTACATCCCGCTGGACAACACGCAGGCGGCGGAGGGCGCCATCGACGTGGCCTCCGCGCCGGTGTACCCGAACACGCTCATCTACCGGGACTTCGAGTTCGGCAAGAACCTGAAGATGGCGGTGTCCGACTTCCGCACCTTCCGTCCGGACCACCTCATCCCGGAGGACGCGTACCCGGGCCAGGTGGCGGTGACGGCGGAGGTGCTGGGCCAGTTCCTGCCGGGCCTGCCGGCGCCGGTGCAGGGGCTGTTGCAGACGGAGACGTTCGCGTACGTGAACATCGACGCGCCGGAGTTCGCCGCGCAGAAGGCCGCGCTGATGGGCGCGTTCGTGGCGGAGGCGACGAAGTCGGGCCTCACGCAGGGCGAGGCGACGGAGCGGGCCCAGGCCTCCGTGAAGGGGAGCCTGGCGCTCTTCTACGTGAACCAGGTACTGAAGAAGGTGAACGAGGCGCGCGCCGCGGCGGGTGCCCCGGCGATTCCCGCGATTGCCGCCACGGGCGCGCCCCGGGGCCTGTCCTATGCGCACATGGGCAAGGCGGGGCTCTTCGGCATCCAGGGCACGCGCTACATCGTCGTGAAGCCCATCTTCGACCTGTTCGCGTTCATCCGCTACACGCTCACGCGTGGCGCCTCCGAGGACGCGCTGGGCCAGGCGCAGCAGACGTGGCTCCAGAACCAGCTCAAGGCCACCAACACCTGGAAGATCATCGTCAGCTCCGTGTCGATGACGTCCATGGTGTTCGACCTGTCCCAGAAGATGGACATCCCGGACCCCACGCTGCGCCAGACGTTCTACTTCAACGTGGACCAGTGGGACGGCTTCCCCACCAAGAAGCAGGAGCTGCTGAAGTACATCCGGGACAACCAGGTGCAGAACGCGCTGTTCGTCTCCGGTGACATCCACGCGTCCTTCGCGTCGGTGGAGTCGGGGGTGCCCTCGCTGACGGCGCCCGCGATTTCGTCCGGCTCCATCAAGGAGCTGGCGGGCATGGCCGTCATCGGTGCGGGCTACCTGCAGGGCAGCGCCGTGCACCGCTACGTCGTCGCCGAGCTGAACGAGTCGCTGGCCGCGGGCAACCCGGGCATGCGCTACGTGAACGGCGACGCGCACGGCTTCGTGATTCTGGAGCTGAAGGGCAACGAAGCGCTGGCCGCCTACCACCTCATCCCCAGCACCGAGGTGACGAAGGACTACTCGCTCAAGACGGACGCGGAGCTGGATGCGCGCTTCACGCGCGTGGACTTCCGCGTCACCAACGGGACCATCACCAAGCTGTAG
- the ggt gene encoding gamma-glutamyltransferase: MNETSVERQPSRKSARVQVALVRSLTVAVLLLACVASAARPYRGGAVATAYPQASEAALKMLDRGGNAVDAAVAAAFVAAVVGPYHSGVGGGGFALVHDAKTGTTRALDFREVAPKAATRDMFLKDGKVVPTLSTDGVLSVAVPGAVAGYLELLKTHGTLPASVVLAPAIEAARKGLWVTPRYRSMTAGRLECLRKDPEASRIFLLKNAQGEMDVPPIGHLVRQPDLARTLSLLAKQGPKGFYTGPVAQGIVNTVRSGGGILTLEDLAAYKTRPREPLAGSYRGHRILTMPPPSAGGVALLQVLGAMEILRPQGFTLKDPEVVHLYVEAVRRAYVDRAKYLGDPDFSDVPTARLISKGHIADLAGSIDPKKATSSLSLLPQSPNTQGSTLTDKPTTLTPEPERKNTTHISVMDKHGNTVAMTTTVNYGYGSCVVAKGTGVLLNDEMDDFAAQPGVPNAYGLVTGEPNAIVPGKVPQSSMTPTLVFSKEEPTRVMLAVGSPGGSTIPTTVIQVISNIIDGGMDVARAVGEGRVHHQYLPDEMWVDRWGLEPATLSALEAKGHKVRRVEQWGDAEAVFIDSTTGLRFSGSDPRNEGFAVGQD; encoded by the coding sequence GTGAACGAGACGAGCGTCGAGAGGCAGCCCTCGCGGAAGAGCGCGAGGGTCCAGGTGGCGTTGGTACGAAGCCTGACAGTGGCGGTGTTGCTCCTGGCGTGTGTGGCCTCCGCGGCGCGGCCCTACCGGGGCGGCGCGGTGGCCACGGCGTATCCCCAGGCCAGTGAGGCGGCCCTGAAGATGCTCGACCGGGGAGGCAACGCGGTGGACGCGGCGGTGGCCGCGGCCTTCGTGGCGGCCGTCGTCGGGCCCTACCACTCGGGCGTGGGCGGCGGCGGCTTCGCGCTGGTGCACGACGCGAAGACCGGCACGACGCGGGCGCTGGACTTCCGCGAGGTGGCGCCCAAGGCGGCCACGCGCGACATGTTCCTCAAGGACGGCAAGGTGGTGCCGACGCTGTCCACGGATGGCGTCCTGAGCGTCGCCGTGCCGGGCGCGGTGGCGGGCTATCTGGAGCTGCTCAAGACGCACGGCACGCTGCCGGCGTCCGTCGTGCTGGCGCCCGCCATCGAGGCGGCGCGCAAGGGGCTGTGGGTGACGCCGCGCTACCGCTCCATGACGGCGGGCCGGCTGGAGTGCCTGCGCAAGGACCCGGAGGCGTCGCGCATCTTCCTCCTGAAGAACGCGCAGGGAGAGATGGATGTGCCGCCCATCGGGCACCTCGTGCGTCAGCCGGACCTGGCGCGCACGCTGTCGCTCCTCGCGAAGCAGGGACCGAAGGGCTTCTACACGGGGCCGGTGGCCCAGGGCATCGTGAACACGGTGCGCTCGGGCGGCGGCATCCTCACGCTGGAGGACCTGGCGGCCTACAAGACGCGCCCGCGCGAGCCCCTGGCGGGCAGCTACCGCGGCCACCGCATCCTCACCATGCCTCCGCCCAGCGCGGGCGGCGTGGCGCTGCTTCAGGTGCTGGGGGCGATGGAAATCCTGCGGCCCCAGGGCTTCACCCTGAAGGACCCGGAGGTAGTGCACCTGTACGTGGAGGCGGTGCGGCGCGCGTACGTGGACCGCGCGAAGTACCTGGGTGACCCGGACTTCTCCGACGTGCCCACCGCGCGGCTCATCTCGAAGGGACACATCGCGGACCTGGCGGGCTCCATCGACCCGAAGAAGGCCACGTCCAGCCTGTCGCTCCTGCCCCAATCACCCAACACGCAGGGCTCCACGCTGACGGACAAGCCCACCACGCTGACGCCGGAGCCGGAGCGCAAGAACACCACGCACATCTCCGTCATGGACAAGCACGGCAACACGGTGGCGATGACGACGACGGTGAACTACGGCTATGGCTCCTGTGTGGTGGCCAAGGGCACCGGCGTGCTGCTCAACGACGAGATGGATGACTTCGCCGCGCAGCCCGGCGTGCCCAACGCGTATGGACTCGTCACCGGCGAGCCCAATGCGATTGTTCCCGGCAAGGTGCCCCAGTCCTCCATGACGCCCACGCTGGTGTTCTCCAAGGAGGAGCCCACGCGCGTCATGCTGGCGGTGGGCAGCCCCGGCGGCTCCACCATCCCCACCACCGTCATCCAGGTCATCAGCAACATCATCGACGGCGGCATGGACGTGGCGCGCGCGGTGGGCGAGGGCCGCGTCCATCACCAGTACCTGCCGGACGAGATGTGGGTGGACCGGTGGGGCCTGGAGCCGGCCACCCTGTCCGCGCTGGAAGCCAAGGGACACAAGGTTCGCCGGGTGGAACAATGGGGCGACGCGGAGGCCGTCTTCATCGACTCGACGACAGGACTGCGCTTCTCCGGTAGCGACCCTCGCAACGAGGGCTTCGCCGTGGGACAGGATTGA
- a CDS encoding TatD family hydrolase has product MPEPLPLFDAHLHPESLSDQDLDSMRFFGVEQALVVAHHFPEPTSKGLLRHFDDVVERQLPRLEKVGIRAWAALGVHPRCIPRRGLSEVLSALPDYFQGGRVVALGETGLHAGGEEEEEAFLEQLALARRLKLRVIVHTPLVDKERHTRRVLTLLRQSGVLPSRVLVDHATTRTVRTILEVGHWAGLTLHPEALAAERAVALVRRLGSERLVLNSDSGDAAGDILGLARVANLLSKARLSERIVRRVARENAARFLQVGT; this is encoded by the coding sequence GTGCCCGAGCCCCTCCCCCTCTTCGACGCGCACCTGCACCCCGAGAGCCTGAGCGACCAGGACCTCGACTCGATGCGCTTCTTCGGAGTGGAGCAGGCGCTCGTGGTGGCGCACCACTTCCCGGAGCCCACGTCCAAGGGGCTCTTGCGTCACTTCGATGACGTGGTGGAGCGGCAGCTCCCCCGGCTGGAGAAGGTGGGCATCCGCGCGTGGGCCGCGCTGGGTGTCCACCCTCGCTGCATCCCCCGGCGCGGCCTGTCGGAGGTCCTCTCCGCCCTGCCCGACTACTTCCAGGGCGGCCGCGTCGTGGCGCTGGGCGAGACGGGGCTGCACGCGGGCGGAGAGGAGGAGGAGGAGGCCTTCCTGGAGCAGCTCGCGCTGGCGCGCCGCCTCAAGCTGCGCGTCATCGTCCACACGCCGCTGGTGGACAAGGAGCGCCACACGCGCCGCGTCCTCACCCTGCTGCGCCAGTCCGGGGTGCTGCCCTCGCGCGTCCTCGTGGACCACGCCACCACGCGCACCGTGCGCACCATCCTGGAAGTGGGACATTGGGCCGGGCTGACGTTGCACCCGGAGGCCCTCGCCGCCGAGCGCGCCGTCGCCCTGGTCCGCCGGCTGGGCAGTGAGCGGCTGGTGCTCAACTCCGACTCCGGGGACGCCGCGGGCGACATCCTGGGCCTGGCCCGCGTCGCCAACCTCCTGTCCAAGGCCCGCCTCTCCGAGCGCATCGTGCGGCGCGTCGCGAGGGAGAACGCCGCCCGGTTCCTCCAGGTAGGAACCTGA
- a CDS encoding GNAT family N-acetyltransferase encodes MSLSDLHLVPARPEHVDYWLSLRAQASARRYVDTDDDTPDALLKRILEAGSLEDPRAKGFRWFARCEGQWVGTVSARDVSRAQGRAELGYMMDEAHHGRGLGSRAVGLMLDQLFTLPFLQRLWLTTLSENQASQGLARKLGFTLEGTMRAHGVLRGERKDQQFWGLLRSEWTGRQRG; translated from the coding sequence ATGAGCCTCTCCGACCTGCACCTGGTCCCCGCGCGGCCCGAGCACGTGGACTACTGGCTGTCCCTTCGGGCCCAGGCCTCCGCGCGGCGCTACGTGGACACCGACGACGACACCCCGGACGCGCTGTTGAAGCGCATCCTGGAGGCGGGCTCGCTGGAGGACCCTCGCGCGAAGGGGTTCCGCTGGTTCGCGCGCTGCGAGGGCCAGTGGGTGGGCACGGTGTCCGCGCGGGACGTGTCCCGGGCGCAGGGGCGGGCGGAGCTGGGCTACATGATGGACGAGGCACACCATGGGAGGGGGCTGGGCTCTCGCGCGGTGGGGCTGATGCTGGACCAGCTCTTCACCCTGCCGTTCCTCCAGCGGCTGTGGCTGACGACGCTGTCGGAGAACCAGGCGTCGCAGGGGCTGGCGCGCAAGCTGGGCTTCACGCTGGAGGGGACGATGCGCGCGCACGGCGTGTTGAGAGGTGAGCGCAAGGACCAGCAATTCTGGGGCCTGCTGCGCTCGGAGTGGACGGGGCGTCAGCGCGGGTGA